One window of Legionella pneumophila subsp. pneumophila str. Philadelphia 1 genomic DNA carries:
- the mscL gene encoding large-conductance mechanosensitive channel protein MscL, with amino-acid sequence MSLLKEFKEFAMRGNVMDLAVAVVMGVAFNKIVTALVDGIIMPCVGLLLGGINIAGLSFTVGDVQIKWGNFLQNVIDFIIVAFAIFVLIKLINLLQRKKANEPEPVTPEIQLLTEIRDLLARNSSKI; translated from the coding sequence ATGAGTTTACTAAAGGAATTCAAAGAATTTGCCATGCGAGGCAATGTGATGGATTTGGCAGTTGCTGTTGTAATGGGTGTTGCTTTTAATAAAATTGTCACTGCTTTGGTCGATGGAATTATCATGCCTTGCGTTGGTTTGTTATTGGGAGGCATCAATATTGCAGGATTGAGTTTTACTGTAGGAGACGTTCAAATCAAGTGGGGAAATTTTTTACAAAACGTCATTGATTTTATTATCGTTGCTTTTGCTATTTTTGTACTCATCAAATTAATCAATCTGCTGCAGAGAAAAAAAGCAAATGAACCAGAACCAGTCACTCCAGAAATTCAATTACTTACTGAAATACGGGATCTGCTTGCAAGAAATAGCAGTAAAATCTGA
- a CDS encoding lpg2541 family Dot/Icm T4SS effector gives MLMEFEDWFLEQISNGKKCILIGENHYSYASEDCLDCILKLQRQGKINKKIVFFDENLAALDNLEPYTLESLSKLNTVEPSLIALIKNNVEVYGLEDNFSNPFKNLKSIKKVTARIKDLGLQIGNRIFNDFDDCLYWAYHLYGKSLVRVQRGNEGFCNQILHKMDEDTIVIARVGAKHIPTVRKDGVVIEEGMLQRLGKDMASACFITHFPKNRTYSEQKTYQPESDMFGSYDSIECCMVEKKMIHQPDLTLWAEQDKQRKDTNNYKDTKKHRCTIM, from the coding sequence GTGCTAATGGAATTCGAAGATTGGTTTCTGGAACAAATAAGCAATGGTAAAAAATGCATCTTGATAGGGGAAAACCATTATTCCTATGCAAGCGAGGATTGTCTGGATTGTATTTTAAAATTGCAAAGGCAAGGTAAGATAAACAAGAAAATAGTATTTTTCGATGAAAATTTAGCTGCATTAGACAATTTGGAACCTTACACTCTGGAATCTTTAAGCAAATTAAATACAGTTGAACCTTCTTTAATTGCATTAATTAAAAATAATGTTGAAGTTTATGGGTTAGAAGATAATTTCAGCAATCCATTTAAAAACCTTAAATCTATTAAAAAAGTGACGGCACGTATAAAAGATTTGGGTTTGCAAATTGGGAATCGAATATTTAATGATTTTGATGATTGTTTGTACTGGGCCTACCATCTCTATGGAAAATCTTTGGTCAGAGTACAACGGGGTAATGAAGGCTTTTGTAATCAAATTTTGCATAAGATGGATGAGGATACTATAGTCATTGCCAGAGTAGGGGCCAAGCATATCCCTACGGTACGAAAAGATGGAGTAGTTATTGAAGAGGGGATGCTCCAACGCTTAGGCAAAGACATGGCTTCAGCCTGTTTTATTACACATTTCCCTAAAAACAGGACTTATTCAGAACAAAAAACGTATCAGCCAGAGTCCGATATGTTTGGAAGTTATGATTCTATAGAATGTTGCATGGTTGAAAAGAAGATGATTCATCAACCGGATTTGACTCTATGGGCGGAACAAGATAAACAAAGAAAAGATACCAATAACTACAAAGATACTAAAAAACACCGTTGTACAATAATGTAA